A genomic window from Klebsiella quasipneumoniae subsp. quasipneumoniae includes:
- a CDS encoding efflux RND transporter periplasmic adaptor subunit, with amino-acid sequence MINTFRFALLACVLGGSVLTATAAPAVPVRIATVERAPHAEERAIPGRVEAIRAVDIRARTEGVIVQRHFQDGQYVTEGDLLFTLDDAQPRAALALAQAELKSAEASLRQSQQLLTRYERLINNHSISRNDLDTARMQRDVAAAAVQQAKARVEAQQIVLGYTRIAAPVTGRVGHSAFHVGTLVNPSSGVLADIVQLDPVRVSFALDEAAFFSKTGQHADIHALKQAWLAQIDVDGKRRDGVLTSIDNRIDARTGSVAVRAEFANPQHRLLPGGSVTILFRPQALSSRVMIPAAAVQQDPQGFFSWVLKPDHTAGQRRLTLAGQQGQQGQQFAVEKGLQAGEQVITDGAQRLREGAAVQVLN; translated from the coding sequence ATGATTAACACCTTTCGCTTTGCGCTGCTGGCCTGCGTCCTGGGCGGCAGCGTCCTGACGGCGACCGCCGCGCCGGCGGTGCCGGTCCGCATCGCCACGGTAGAACGGGCTCCTCACGCTGAAGAACGCGCCATCCCCGGGCGGGTCGAGGCGATCCGCGCCGTCGACATTCGCGCGCGCACCGAAGGGGTGATTGTTCAGCGCCACTTCCAGGACGGGCAGTATGTGACCGAGGGCGACCTGCTGTTTACCCTCGACGACGCGCAGCCCCGCGCGGCGCTGGCCCTGGCGCAGGCCGAGCTGAAAAGCGCCGAAGCCTCGCTACGCCAGTCGCAGCAGCTGCTCACTCGCTATGAGCGGCTCATCAACAACCACTCCATCAGCCGCAACGACCTCGACACGGCCCGGATGCAGCGCGACGTCGCCGCCGCCGCCGTGCAGCAGGCGAAAGCCCGCGTCGAGGCTCAGCAGATTGTGCTCGGTTATACCCGGATTGCGGCGCCGGTGACCGGGCGGGTGGGCCACAGCGCCTTTCACGTCGGGACGCTGGTCAACCCGTCCAGCGGGGTGCTGGCGGACATCGTGCAGCTCGATCCGGTACGGGTGTCGTTTGCCCTCGACGAAGCCGCGTTTTTCAGCAAAACCGGCCAGCATGCCGACATCCACGCCCTGAAGCAGGCATGGCTGGCGCAAATTGACGTGGATGGCAAACGGCGCGACGGCGTGTTGACCTCCATCGATAACCGGATCGACGCCCGCACCGGCAGCGTGGCGGTGCGGGCGGAGTTTGCCAATCCGCAGCACCGTCTGCTGCCGGGCGGCAGCGTGACGATCCTGTTCCGTCCGCAAGCGCTGTCGTCGCGGGTGATGATCCCGGCTGCCGCCGTGCAGCAGGATCCGCAGGGCTTTTTCAGCTGGGTGCTGAAGCCGGACCACACCGCCGGGCAGCGTCGTCTGACCCTTGCGGGGCAACAGGGGCAACAGGGGCAGCAGTTTGCGGTCGAGAAAGGGCTGCAGGCGGGCGAGCAGGTGATCACTGACGGCGCGCAGCGGCTGCGCGAAGGCGCCGCGGTGCAGGTGCTGAACTAG